GTCTTTACAAAATAGATGTTTTTCAATCATACCACATTACGGATTCCCATAAAGCTTCCACTGTCCATTCCGTGTCCATAGATGTCCAGAACATGTCTAACACCTGCCTCATGTTTTGTCGCATCTTTGCTTCAGAAATCAGTGACAAACAAAACATTACAAAAACAAATTTACAAAACTGATTTCAAAAATCACCAGATAAAACGGAGGAAAACTCCGGGTTGGGAAGCAGATGTTTCTCCTCCGTTTTTGATGGTTCACTTCCCAAAAATTTAGAAGCGCTTCAAATTTTTTAATCGTGTAGCTCTACCTGTGATCGGTTTCACTGGCAACTACAGAAATGCCCAAATTTTAAATTTTACGGAAATGATAGAGTTCATTCTAATGCTACTAGGTTTAGCGTTTTCAAATAATACCAATACAGTAACAACATGTAATAACAACCAGACACCAGATATCGTACAGGTACAAAGCGGACCTGCTGATCCGGGAGGTTCAACAGGTGGAGATACCGGAGGAGAAACAACACCACTCCCTCCTAAAAAATAAATATCAAAAGGGCGAAACTAGTGTTTCGCTCTTTTATTAACTGTATAGGGCAGAATTACAAAATTCTTTCATAATTTTATAAAAACTCATCTTTGTGAAATCTGCCATACTCATTTTATTATCACTTTTTGGAATACTATTATCCTGTACTCACAAAAAACAAAATTCTAAATTAATAAATCAAGAATATGATAAAGCTTATGATTTTAATCTTTTAAATATCTCTGATAGTGCATACATATACTATGGTAAGGCACTTGACATATTTGAAAAAAATGAAGATAATTTTGGACAAGCAAAGTGTCTTGTAGCTATGGCTAAAATTTTAACAGAAAAAGGCAATTATTTCAAAAGTCAAGATTTTTCATTTAAAGCCAATCTGTTATTTAATAAAGAAGATACCGCTCAATATTATCACATCTCTGATAATTTCAATAATTTAGGCATGATAAATAATAATTTAAAAAAATATCATGAAGCTAAAGATTATTATAATTCTGCACTTAAATATTCAGAAGATGAAATTTCCCAAATAACAATTATAAAGAATCTTGCAACAATATATAAAGAAGAAAAGAAATATTCTCAAGCAATAAAAGCATATGACAGTATACTTCCTATCGCAAAAAGAATTAATGAAAAAGTTTATGCCAGACTTTTATCCAATCTATCAAATGTAACATGGCTAAATGATTCCAGTTATGATCCTGAACCTGTTCAATTATTAGCATTAAAAATACAGCAAAAGATTGATGATAAAATGGGCCAAAACGCTAGTTATGCTCATCTCGCAAATTACTTTAAGAACAAAGACACCCAAAAAGCTTTACTGTATGCACATACAATGTACAATGTTGCTAAAGAAGTTAAAAGTGTTGATGATGAAATAGAGGCATTGCAAAAAATTACTGCTCTTGATTCTAAAAATTATCTTACAAATTTCAATCAATATATCTCATTGAGAGATAGTGTACAAACTGCAAGAAATATTGATAACGATAAATTTGCTGCAATTGTTTATGGCGTTGAGGAAACAAAGACACAAAATGCAAAAAACAAAACACAGATTCAAAGACAGTATTTCCTCCTCGGTATATTGATTTTACTTATTATTATTACTACTATTGAATACAGAAAAAGGCAAAAAAAGCTTCAACAAGAAAAAGAAATCGAAGTAAAAAACACCCAGCTCAAACTCTCCAAAAAAGTTCATGACGTAGTAGCCAACGGCATTTATCAGGTGATGACCAAAATTGAAAATCAGGAACATTTTGATAAGGAAGAAGCACTCGACGAACTGGAATTTGTCTACGAAAAATCCAGGGATATTTCTTATGAAAAACCTGATGCTAAGGATACTGCAGAATTTAATAAAAAAATATCCGGTCTTGTTGCTTCTTTTAATAACAATATTGTAAAAACTTATCTTGCAGGAAATGATCAGAATATTTGGTACGGAGTAAATGACTCTACCCAAAACGAGATCTATCAGGTAATCCGTGAGCTGCTGGTGAATATGAAAAAGCATAGCCAGGCCAGCCTTGTAGCTTTTAAGTTTGAAAGAAAGGATGATATGATACATATTCAGTATACCGATAATGGAATTGGTATTCAGGATGAAATTTCTTACAATAATGGGTTGAGAAATACGGTTTCCCGTATTGAAATCATTCACGGACAGATTATTTTTGATACCCAAACCGAAAAGGGACTGAAGATTTATATTTCATTTCCAGCACCTTAAAAAGAAAAAAAATGTTCAAAAAAATTTTAATAGCCGAAGACCACGAAAGCAGTAGCATTTCTGTACAAAAAACATTAGAAGATCTTAATATTCCTCATGCAGACTACGTTTATTACTGTGATGATGCATTAGCCAAAATTCAGAAGTCCATCCGGGAGAAAGAGTATTATGATCTTTTGATTACCGATCTTTCTTTTGAAGAAGATCACCATGAGCAGGAGATTAAAGACGGCAAGAAACTGATTCAAGCCATCAAAGAAATACAACCTTCTCTTAAAACCATTGTATTTTCTTCTGAGCACAGATCGGGAGTGATAGATTCTCTTTTTAAAGAATATGAAATTAATGGTTTCGTACGTAAGGCAAGACATGATTCCAAAGAACTGAAAAAAGCAATAGCATCAGTCTACGAGAATAAAAACTATCTGTCTCTTGATCTGAAACAGGTGGTAAAACAACTGAACAGCTATGAATTCACAGATTATGACATTACATTGATCTCTCTGCTTGCCCAAGGAGTTCTTCAAAAAAACATTCCGGTCTATCTTCAAAACAACAATATAAAACCCAATAGTCTAAGCAGCGTAGAAAAAAGGCTGAACAGTATGAAAGAAGAACTTCAGATCACCAGTAATGAACAGCTTATTGCCTTTTGCAAAGATTTGGGGATTATTTAGAGAATTGTTTTATGGTTTCCCGTAAGGATTAGATTTTAAAGAGCGATACTTTTGGAATGTAAATAAAAATAACCATATGGCTGTATTTGCAATTCCTAATCCAAAGAAAATATTATCTGTTGACTTTCCTATTGATAAAGTTCGAGAAAGTGTAAAAAATATTTCTGTGCTGAGCTCAAAGTATAAATTCAATTCAAGTAATGAAATTTTTAATCAATACACCTATGAATCTTACGAGTTTTTAAGTCTTGGTGTTTATATAGATATCAATTTAAATTCTGTCACAGATCATAAAACTGAAATTACCATTGAAATCAGACGAAAACTAGGAACGTTTAATGAATCTCATGAGGTAACTCATGCCAATAATCATATTGTAAACATTATAAATTATATCGCACAATTAACTGCGATGACCTCTGATGAAATCAATTCTTTAAAAATAAGAGAACAAGGAACAAAAAACTTACCTATACAAATAAAAAGTAAAAAAGATAAAAATACCGCAAGTATCTTAGCTTTTTTACTTGGAGGGTTTGGTATCCACAGATTCTATTTGGGCCAAACGGTCTTGGGTTGCATATATCTTTTATTTTGCTGGACATTTATTCCTGTATTTATCGCTCTTATAGATTTCTTCATATTCATTTTTATGTCCCAAAATAAATTTGATTTAAAATATAATCACTAATCATTACCATGAGAATTATACCATATAACTAAAACAATCATTATGAAAAAACTACTATTCACAAGTCTTCTGGGACTGGGATTATTATTACCAGCAAACTTTTCTGCCACTGCAAGTAACAACTCTTCTACAAAAGAATTATCCACAAAAAAGCCTAAGAAAGGTAAGAGCAAATCGAGTAAGAAAAGTAAGTCAGGCAGGACTTATAATTCAAGATCATATTCACAAAGCAAAGGATGTACTTATAATGGCCAACAATTATATGTTGGATCCAGAGGTGGGTGTTATTACTATGCGGGAAGTAGTAAACAATATGTGGACAGATCATACTGTTCAGGCTGTAATTAAAAAAACACTTCATATATATTATATTATTAAAAGCGAAGAAAATTTCTTCGCTTTTTTGTATTTTCGAAACTCTAGATTTAAAACTAATACTATGATCCAATTTATTTTAATGTTGTTTACTCTGACATTTTCTAACAACAACGTAAGTACAATTACTACTGATTCAAAAGAACAGGAAACAATTAATATTATACGTAATGATGGACCTGTAGGAGGAAACTCCGGGCAGACACCTCCCCCATTAGTCAATCCATAATAATCTCATTAAAAAAGGTATCCCATCCAGGATACCTTTCTTTATT
This portion of the Chryseobacterium arthrosphaerae genome encodes:
- a CDS encoding tetratricopeptide repeat-containing sensor histidine kinase, whose product is MKSAILILLSLFGILLSCTHKKQNSKLINQEYDKAYDFNLLNISDSAYIYYGKALDIFEKNEDNFGQAKCLVAMAKILTEKGNYFKSQDFSFKANLLFNKEDTAQYYHISDNFNNLGMINNNLKKYHEAKDYYNSALKYSEDEISQITIIKNLATIYKEEKKYSQAIKAYDSILPIAKRINEKVYARLLSNLSNVTWLNDSSYDPEPVQLLALKIQQKIDDKMGQNASYAHLANYFKNKDTQKALLYAHTMYNVAKEVKSVDDEIEALQKITALDSKNYLTNFNQYISLRDSVQTARNIDNDKFAAIVYGVEETKTQNAKNKTQIQRQYFLLGILILLIIITTIEYRKRQKKLQQEKEIEVKNTQLKLSKKVHDVVANGIYQVMTKIENQEHFDKEEALDELEFVYEKSRDISYEKPDAKDTAEFNKKISGLVASFNNNIVKTYLAGNDQNIWYGVNDSTQNEIYQVIRELLVNMKKHSQASLVAFKFERKDDMIHIQYTDNGIGIQDEISYNNGLRNTVSRIEIIHGQIIFDTQTEKGLKIYISFPAP
- a CDS encoding response regulator, which translates into the protein MFKKILIAEDHESSSISVQKTLEDLNIPHADYVYYCDDALAKIQKSIREKEYYDLLITDLSFEEDHHEQEIKDGKKLIQAIKEIQPSLKTIVFSSEHRSGVIDSLFKEYEINGFVRKARHDSKELKKAIASVYENKNYLSLDLKQVVKQLNSYEFTDYDITLISLLAQGVLQKNIPVYLQNNNIKPNSLSSVEKRLNSMKEELQITSNEQLIAFCKDLGII
- a CDS encoding TM2 domain-containing protein — translated: MAVFAIPNPKKILSVDFPIDKVRESVKNISVLSSKYKFNSSNEIFNQYTYESYEFLSLGVYIDINLNSVTDHKTEITIEIRRKLGTFNESHEVTHANNHIVNIINYIAQLTAMTSDEINSLKIREQGTKNLPIQIKSKKDKNTASILAFLLGGFGIHRFYLGQTVLGCIYLLFCWTFIPVFIALIDFFIFIFMSQNKFDLKYNH